A region from the Solibacillus sp. FSL H8-0523 genome encodes:
- a CDS encoding lysoplasmalogenase — MTRKLLIALFFIFGLYYVFLFDTIDSSFKMVFKLIPMLLLILLAFLTKVPNKTPYYWLISIGLIVCAIGDYTLQWFIVGLSFFLTGHIFYIFAFRSTDRQKTPLYAKVLLGIYGAAMLLWIVGSLFMNGDTVMAIAVIAYIAVILTMGWMSFRTGSTFAIAGALLFITSDSILAINKFMFPVAFAHELIMFTYYGAQFLLMLSIAQYFKIVQKPK; from the coding sequence ATGACTAGAAAACTACTGATTGCGTTATTTTTTATTTTCGGCTTGTACTACGTATTTCTATTCGACACGATTGATAGCTCTTTTAAAATGGTATTTAAACTAATTCCAATGCTGTTATTAATCCTTCTCGCATTTTTAACAAAGGTACCAAATAAAACGCCATATTATTGGCTCATTTCCATTGGGCTCATTGTGTGTGCGATTGGTGATTACACGCTGCAATGGTTCATTGTCGGGCTTAGTTTCTTTTTAACCGGCCATATTTTTTATATTTTCGCGTTTCGTTCTACTGATAGACAAAAAACACCGCTATACGCCAAAGTACTGTTAGGTATTTATGGTGCTGCGATGCTTCTATGGATTGTGGGTTCCTTATTTATGAACGGCGATACGGTGATGGCCATTGCTGTAATTGCATATATCGCGGTCATTTTAACAATGGGCTGGATGTCGTTTCGAACAGGCAGCACATTTGCGATAGCTGGGGCATTGCTGTTTATTACATCCGATTCGATTTTAGCAATCAATAAATTCATGTTCCCAGTAGCTTTTGCACACGAGCTCATTATGTTTACGTATTACGGAGCACAATTTTTGTTAATGTTAAGTATTGCTCAATACTTCAAAATAGTTCAAAAACCGAAATAA
- a CDS encoding NADPH-dependent oxidoreductase encodes METRELLRSHSSVRKYTGEPISKETVIDLIETAQMAASSHFVQAYSVIWVTDEDKKKKLGELSKNEFQFGTAGGSFLFCVDFKRLHVAGQLHGVDIVADSAENVLVGVADVSLFAQNFVIAAEAKGYGICYIGGARTNPKEISALFNLPEYVFPLFAMTIGTPTKRNETKPRLPVAAVLHENEYNVEQYDTLLPAYDATMENYYASRSSNQKMATWTKQMADFLVDQKRPFIKDFLAAQGFTWK; translated from the coding sequence GTGGAAACTAGAGAATTATTACGTAGTCACTCATCTGTACGTAAATATACAGGCGAGCCAATTTCAAAGGAAACAGTCATCGATTTAATCGAAACTGCACAAATGGCGGCAAGCTCACATTTCGTACAAGCCTACAGTGTCATTTGGGTAACAGACGAGGACAAAAAGAAAAAACTTGGTGAGCTATCAAAAAATGAGTTCCAATTCGGGACTGCAGGCGGTTCATTCCTATTTTGCGTAGACTTCAAGCGTCTACATGTAGCAGGTCAACTGCACGGCGTTGATATCGTAGCAGATTCTGCAGAAAACGTACTCGTTGGCGTAGCAGACGTTTCCTTATTCGCACAAAACTTTGTCATCGCAGCAGAAGCAAAAGGCTACGGCATTTGCTACATCGGTGGTGCCCGTACAAATCCAAAGGAAATTAGCGCGCTCTTCAACTTACCCGAGTACGTGTTTCCACTATTTGCAATGACAATCGGCACACCGACAAAACGTAACGAAACAAAGCCACGTTTACCAGTTGCAGCCGTTTTACACGAAAACGAATACAATGTCGAACAATACGACACATTACTTCCAGCCTACGATGCAACGATGGAAAACTATTACGCTAGCCGTTCTTCCAATCAAAAAATGGCAACATGGACGAAGCAAATGGCCGATTTCTTAGTCGATCAAAAACGTCCATTTATTAAAGATTTCTTAGCAGCGCAAGGCTTTACTTGGAAATAA
- a CDS encoding DASS family sodium-coupled anion symporter: MTTATEKNNGATEQKRNLKPLWIALAFAALIIIVLLPNNGDLPVMGQRTLAILAFAVILWVTEAVSYPVSSAMILALIAVLLGLAPSLEDPSVQMGTSNALKLALGGFSNSAVALVGMALFLAAAMQITNLHKRIALWVLSLVGTKTNALVFGAILVAIVLAFVVPSATARAGAVVPILLGVVAAFGLTKQSRLAALLVITAAQAVSIWNVGIKTAAAQNLIALGFIKTEYGIDIAWGEWFMYAAPFSAIMSVVLFFVMIKLIKPETDNISSGKDVIRQQLAELGPMKRKEITLIITTLVLLCFWATEGKLHPFDTTTVTIIAIAFLLAPKVGVFNWQEASSRIDWGTLIVFAVGISLGSTLLNTKGAAWLSDTIFGSLGLDTMPLLATIALVTIFNIIIHLGFASATSLASALIPVFIALAMTLPLPVENQIGFVIIQQFVICFGFLLPVSAPQNMLAYGTGSFTTKDFLKSGIPLTIFGFILILIFSATYWKWIGLL; encoded by the coding sequence ATGACAACAGCAACAGAGAAAAACAATGGCGCTACGGAGCAAAAACGCAATTTAAAGCCACTTTGGATTGCGCTCGCATTCGCTGCACTTATTATCATTGTATTATTACCAAACAATGGCGACTTACCGGTTATGGGGCAACGTACGTTAGCAATTTTAGCGTTTGCCGTTATTTTATGGGTAACTGAAGCCGTATCTTACCCAGTCAGCTCGGCTATGATTTTAGCATTAATCGCCGTATTACTTGGTTTAGCACCAAGCTTGGAAGATCCATCTGTTCAAATGGGAACAAGTAATGCACTAAAACTAGCTTTAGGTGGCTTTAGTAACTCTGCGGTAGCATTAGTAGGGATGGCGCTGTTTTTAGCAGCCGCAATGCAAATTACCAACTTACATAAGCGTATCGCACTTTGGGTCTTATCATTAGTTGGTACAAAAACAAACGCACTTGTATTTGGTGCGATTTTAGTAGCAATCGTCTTAGCATTCGTTGTACCGAGTGCGACAGCTCGTGCAGGTGCGGTTGTTCCAATCCTTTTAGGGGTTGTTGCAGCATTCGGCTTAACAAAACAAAGTAGACTCGCGGCATTATTAGTTATTACAGCAGCACAGGCCGTTTCAATTTGGAATGTCGGAATTAAAACCGCCGCTGCACAAAACTTAATTGCACTTGGCTTTATTAAAACTGAATATGGGATCGATATTGCATGGGGCGAGTGGTTTATGTACGCCGCGCCATTCTCAGCGATCATGTCGGTCGTATTATTCTTCGTCATGATTAAATTAATCAAACCTGAGACAGACAATATTTCAAGCGGCAAAGACGTAATTCGCCAACAGTTAGCGGAACTTGGCCCAATGAAACGCAAAGAAATCACATTAATCATTACAACGTTAGTATTATTATGCTTCTGGGCAACAGAAGGAAAATTACATCCATTCGATACAACAACGGTTACGATTATTGCCATCGCCTTTTTATTAGCACCTAAAGTTGGTGTGTTCAATTGGCAAGAAGCATCTAGCCGCATCGACTGGGGTACATTAATCGTATTCGCAGTAGGTATTTCTTTAGGCTCTACGCTACTTAATACAAAAGGTGCTGCCTGGTTATCAGACACAATTTTCGGCTCACTTGGCTTAGATACGATGCCACTGTTAGCAACGATTGCGTTAGTGACCATCTTTAACATTATTATTCACTTAGGTTTTGCCTCGGCGACAAGCTTAGCATCGGCGTTAATTCCGGTATTTATCGCCTTAGCCATGACATTGCCATTGCCGGTTGAAAACCAAATTGGCTTCGTTATTATTCAACAATTCGTTATTTGCTTCGGTTTCTTATTACCAGTAAGCGCACCACAAAACATGCTTGCTTACGGTACCGGTTCATTTACGACAAAAGATTTCTTAAAATCAGGGATTCCATTAACAATTTTTGGATTCATCTTAATTTTAATCTTCAGTGCAACTTACTGGAAATGGATCGGTTTATTGTAA
- a CDS encoding O-acetylhomoserine aminocarboxypropyltransferase/cysteine synthase family protein: protein MTNLRPETLLLHGGQKPDPVTGAIAVPIYRTTAYAFKDTAHAQRLFALEEAGNIYSRIMNPTVGAFEERVALLEGGTAAVALSSGAAAVAFSILNLAGAGDEIVAAGSLYGGTYNLFATTLPRYGITVKFVDESDPENFRAAITDKTKAVYAEIIGNPSLKVLDIEAVANIAHENGLPLLIDSTFASPYGSNPIEFGADVVIHSATKWIGGHGTTIGGVVVDAGKFDWTQGRHAVFTEPDSSYHGIRYGIDAAGASFATKLRVQLLRDFGPTLSADAAFNFLQGLETLHLRIVRHNENAQKVAEYLRNHPFVEYVNYNGFENFATHDLAKKYLKNGFGSIITFGIKGGREAGREVIDNVALFSHVANVGDAKSLIIHPASTTHQQLSAEELKIAGVSEELIRLSIGLEAVEDIIADLEQALAKVSVAVGAEAND, encoded by the coding sequence ATGACAAACTTACGACCAGAAACATTATTACTACATGGAGGCCAAAAGCCAGATCCGGTAACGGGCGCAATTGCTGTACCAATTTACCGCACAACGGCTTATGCATTTAAGGACACGGCTCATGCGCAACGTCTTTTTGCATTAGAGGAAGCGGGCAATATTTATTCACGTATTATGAACCCGACAGTAGGGGCGTTTGAAGAGCGCGTGGCATTACTTGAAGGCGGAACAGCGGCAGTAGCACTTTCATCTGGTGCAGCAGCAGTGGCGTTTTCAATTTTAAACTTAGCGGGCGCTGGTGACGAAATTGTTGCAGCAGGCTCACTTTACGGGGGAACGTACAATTTATTTGCGACAACTTTACCGCGCTACGGGATTACCGTAAAATTCGTTGACGAATCGGACCCAGAAAACTTCCGTGCCGCCATTACGGATAAAACAAAGGCCGTATATGCAGAAATTATCGGTAACCCAAGCTTAAAGGTGTTAGATATTGAAGCAGTTGCCAATATCGCACATGAAAACGGTCTACCATTACTGATCGATAGCACATTTGCTTCGCCGTATGGTAGTAACCCGATTGAATTTGGCGCAGACGTTGTCATTCACTCCGCAACGAAATGGATTGGCGGTCACGGGACGACAATCGGCGGTGTTGTCGTGGATGCAGGGAAATTTGACTGGACACAAGGACGTCATGCTGTTTTTACAGAGCCGGATAGTTCATACCACGGCATTCGCTATGGAATTGACGCAGCAGGGGCTTCATTTGCCACAAAGCTTCGTGTTCAATTACTGCGTGATTTCGGTCCAACTTTATCAGCAGACGCGGCATTCAACTTCTTACAAGGACTCGAAACGCTTCATTTGCGTATTGTCCGTCATAACGAAAATGCGCAAAAAGTAGCCGAGTATTTAAGAAACCACCCATTCGTGGAATACGTAAACTACAACGGCTTCGAGAATTTTGCGACACATGATTTAGCGAAGAAGTACTTGAAAAATGGCTTCGGTTCGATTATTACATTCGGTATTAAAGGTGGTCGTGAAGCAGGGCGAGAAGTGATTGATAACGTAGCGTTATTCTCACATGTAGCAAACGTAGGGGACGCAAAATCATTAATTATTCATCCCGCTTCAACAACGCACCAACAATTATCAGCTGAAGAATTAAAAATTGCAGGCGTATCAGAGGAGCTCATTCGCTTATCGATCGGTCTTGAAGCAGTAGAAGATATTATCGCCGATTTAGAGCAGGCGTTAGCAAAAGTTTCGGTTGCTGTAGGTGCTGAAGCAAACGATTAA
- a CDS encoding homoserine dehydrogenase — protein MATIKAAILGFGTVGQGIYHILNEKRQELREKLGVELEVAKILVTDASRERVPGTKHLMTESMDEVLAEKGLQVVFEAIVNEEPAFSYLKRAVEAKCHVITANKVMLAKRGEELEALAKANGVFVGYEASVAGGVPIIKTMKNILLVNDVSRVQGILNGTTNYILTKMRAEAWSFDDALKEAQRLGYAEADPFNDVSGQDAFKKLMILSSLAFGVQPNWADVEVIGIDTISAEQVQDATEKGLRYRHVAEVEKLEDGTILAKVAPLLVDKDHPLYPVDDVFNAVAMETNYIGTLSITGPGAGMYPTASVMVEDYAEIIGKRAGFTVTI, from the coding sequence ATGGCAACAATCAAGGCAGCCATCTTAGGATTTGGCACAGTAGGTCAAGGGATTTACCATATTTTAAATGAGAAGAGGCAGGAGCTTCGCGAAAAACTAGGAGTCGAGCTAGAGGTCGCGAAGATTTTAGTGACGGATGCGAGTCGTGAGCGTGTACCCGGCACGAAGCATTTAATGACCGAGTCAATGGACGAGGTCTTAGCAGAGAAGGGCCTACAAGTCGTATTTGAGGCAATCGTTAATGAAGAGCCAGCGTTTAGCTATTTAAAACGTGCGGTCGAAGCGAAATGCCACGTCATCACAGCAAACAAGGTGATGCTTGCCAAGCGCGGTGAAGAATTAGAGGCACTTGCAAAGGCAAACGGTGTGTTCGTAGGCTACGAAGCATCAGTAGCTGGCGGTGTGCCAATCATTAAAACGATGAAAAATATTTTACTCGTAAACGATGTAAGCCGTGTGCAAGGGATTTTAAATGGGACGACCAACTACATTTTAACGAAAATGCGTGCAGAGGCCTGGAGCTTTGATGATGCGCTAAAAGAAGCGCAGCGCCTAGGCTATGCAGAGGCTGATCCATTCAACGACGTGTCAGGTCAAGATGCATTTAAAAAACTAATGATTTTATCAAGCTTAGCATTCGGTGTGCAGCCAAACTGGGCAGACGTTGAAGTCATTGGCATTGATACGATTTCAGCAGAACAAGTACAGGACGCGACGGAAAAAGGCTTACGCTATCGTCACGTAGCAGAAGTGGAAAAGTTAGAGGATGGCACAATCCTTGCGAAAGTCGCACCCCTATTAGTGGATAAAGATCACCCATTATATCCAGTAGACGACGTATTTAACGCCGTTGCGATGGAAACGAATTATATCGGCACACTCTCAATCACGGGACCAGGCGCGGGCATGTACCCAACGGCTAGTGTAATGGTAGAAGACTATGCTGAAATTATCGGCAAACGTGCGGGTTTTACAGTAACAATATAA
- a CDS encoding DNA-binding protein — MFKSIEETAREIGMPEHQIMKYIYEGRIKAVPDGDSFLINSAQFDTYHEQLERIKEEIEIWRNTPIPEDMDVKDED; from the coding sequence ATGTTTAAATCAATAGAAGAAACAGCCAGAGAAATCGGTATGCCTGAGCATCAAATTATGAAATATATTTATGAAGGGCGTATTAAAGCAGTTCCTGATGGTGACAGCTTTTTAATTAACAGCGCGCAGTTTGATACGTATCATGAGCAGCTTGAACGCATTAAAGAAGAAATTGAGATTTGGCGCAATACGCCGATTCCGGAAGACATGGACGTGAAGGACGAAGATTAA